The following coding sequences are from one Armigeres subalbatus isolate Guangzhou_Male unplaced genomic scaffold, GZ_Asu_2 Contig1648, whole genome shotgun sequence window:
- the LOC134203197 gene encoding probable cytochrome P450 313a4, producing the protein IQNIFTIVGAGTDTSATAISFTLLQLAMYPDHQQKLYEEVMKIFPEPEPHITMEALKQLQYTEMVLNECLRLYPVVPIVVRENTADITLCGLRIPKGNNFTVHIYNIQRRKDIWGPNADSFDPERFSPERSAGRHPFAFLVFSGGSRNCLGIRYAMISMKIMMIYLAKNFRFKTNIREEDIRFRFESMLRIKGGHMIQLEKRL; encoded by the exons ATCCAAAATATTTTCACAATAGTCGGCGCAGGGACGGACACCTCTGCCACTGCTATTTCCTTTACTTTGTTGCAGTTGGCGATGTATCCGGACCATCAGCAGAAGTTGTACGAAGAAGTCATGAAGATTTTCCCAGAACCTGAGCCTCACATTACCATGGAAGCATTGAAGCAACTTCAATACACAGAGATGGTGCTGAACGAGTGTCTTAGATTGTACCCGGTGGTGCCCATCGTGGTGCGCGAAAATACTGCTGATATCACGCTTTGTGGACTCAGGATACCGAAAGGAAACAATTTTACAGTTCACATTTACAACATTCAACGACGGAAAGATATATGGGGACCAAATGCTGATTCTTTCGACCCCGAACGGTTCTCACCTGAACGATCAGCTGGAAGGCATCCGTTTGCGTTTCTGGTTTTCAGTGGAGGATCTCGGAACTGTTTGG GAATTAGATACGCAATGATCAGCATGAAGATAATGATGATTTATTTGGCGAAAAATTTCAGGTTCAAAACTAATATACGCGAGGAAGACATTCGGTTCCGATTCGAATCAATGCTGCGTATAAAAGGAGGTCATATGATCCAGTTAGAGAAAAGACTATAA